GCAGGTACTAGCGGAATTCAAGGAGTTTGTCCAGGGTTATACGCTAATAGGCCCGGTATACGTGGGTCTTGAGGTTCTTTGGCGCTATGATATTGAATATGCACTGTCCTTTCTGTCAGAATCCCGATACCAAGGTTGTGGATACGCGAATCAGCGACGACGGCCATGCCATCAGACGCCGCCGTGAGTGCCCGCAATGCTCGCGTCGGTTCACCACGGTGGAGACCTCAATTCTCCTGGTCATGAAACGCTCAGGCAATGCCGAACCCTTCAACCGCGACAAGGTCATCTCTGGCGTGAGGAAGGCCTGCCAGGGCAGGCCCATCGATGAGAATGACCTGAAGCTCCTAGGCCAGCAGGTTGAAGAGGATCTGCGTTCACGCGGTCTGGCTCAAGTTGATTCGGAAGAGGTCGGCAGGGCCATCCTGAAGCCCCTCAGGGAATTGGACGAGGTGGCATATCTGCGCTTCGCCTCGGTCTACCGCAACTTCAGCAACCTGGAGGACTTCCAGCAGGCCATTGACACCCTGCGCGCCGAAGACCAGTCGGCTGAAGAGCAGTCTGCTACTGCACAGTCATGAAGTCAGCTATTCCGGCATCGGTCATTCTGACTGCAACAGAACCACACTGCAACAGGCCAGCGAGTTCCGTCAATGCGTGACGGGGCTGGCCTGTAACCGGCTTAGCACGAATTGAATGGGGGTTCCAGGCACGATACAGGCCAGGCACCCAGGCAAGTCATCCCAGGTCCAGCAGCCTCTGATCCTCGGAAGTCTGGGCGATGACCAGCTCCTGGGTCGGTCGCGTCATGGCCACATAGAGGTCGGCCGCCGCGCTCAGCCTGGAGGGGGCTTCATTCTGAATGGCCCCAGGCTCAACCAGAACCACGGCGTCGAACTCCAGGCCCTTGGTGTGACCGGTGGTTGTGACTGTGATCTGATGCTCCTGAGCCTTATCAATATGCACCCGCGAGCTGACCTCGGCTTCCAGAGCGCCGGGAACGATGATGGCCAGGCGTCCGGTACCGTCTTTGCCCAGATGACGTTCCGCCAATTTGCTCACCAAGTCGGGCAGTTGGTCCAGCAGGCTGGCCCGATCCTCTGCCCTTAGGTGGCTGACCGATCCTTCCACCTCGCGCACGGCCTTGAGTGTTGAAACCTCAAGACCCTCGGAGGCTGCGAAGGATGAGGCCAGGTTGGATACCTGACGAGGATTGCGATAGTCGATGGTCAGCTGCCGCAGGTCCCACCCGTCCGGGCCGAAAAGCTTATCCATGGTGGAGGCCCAGGATCGGGTGCCGCCCAGGGCCGCTGTCTGGGCCACGTCCCCGACAATGGTAAAGGAACGGGAGGGGCAGCGCCGGACCAGCATCCTCCAGTCCATGGCCGTCAGTTCCTGGGCTTCATCGACCACGATGTGCCCGTAGACCCATTCGCGGTCGGCGGCCGCCTGGGCAGCTGCCTGGGTATCGTCCTGGCCGTTGATGGAATCCAGCAGCATCTGCGAGGTCACGATGCCCGTTCCGATGCCATTCTGGGCCAGGGTGTCGCTGGCGAACCGGCGTTCCTCATCGCGGCGGGCCTTTTCAGCCTGGTCTCGATCCGCTTGGCGGGGGTCGGGGCCCAGCAGTTCCATGGCCTCGTCCAGGATGGGGATGTCGGATACGGTCAGTTCGGCGCCGTCCTGCCGGGTCAGCAGGTCAATCTGTTCAGGGGTCAGCCAGGGGGCGAACCGGCGCAGACGGTCCGGCCTGGACCAGAGGTCGTTGACCAGCCAGCGGGGGTTCATGGGCAGCCAGGCCAGGTTGAGTGTCCTCCGCACCTGGTCGTTCAGCCGCAGCAGGGAAGTGACACGGGCTAGTTCCTCAGCTCCGGGCTCGTAATCCACTCCCTCGGCGTAACGGGCGGTCATGGCGCTCAGGGCCGAGCGGACGAAGGTGTTCCTGGCCTTGTTGTGGGGCTGGTGGCTGCGGCGGGCATCGACCAGGGCCTGTTCCAGGTCGACAGCCAGCATGGGGACGGCAACCCCATCCACCTTGACCGTGGGCAGGGAGGCAGGCACCCGCTCCCTGGCGGCGACGGCGTTGGCTACGGCCTCGGCCATGCGGATGTCCCCCTTGAGCCGGGCTATGTGCGGGTCCTCCCGGCGTTCTGTGCTGATGCCGGGGATGAGGTCCCCCATGGTGCGGCTGAGCACTCCGGTCTCGCCCAGGGAGGGCAGGACCTGGTCGATGTAGTGCAGGAAGGCGTTGCTGGGCCCGACGATCAGCACGCCTGCACTCTCCAGTCGGCGCCGATGGGTGTAGAGCAGATAGGCCGCCCGGTGCAGGGCCACGGCCGTCTTGCCGGTGCCTGGACCGCCCTGGACCACCAACGGGCGGGTCATGGGGGATCGGATGATTCGGTCCTGTTCGGCCTGGATGGTGGCCACGATGTCGGTCATCTGGCCGGTCCGGCGGCTGGACAGGGACGCCATGAGCGCGCCCTCGCCGGCCAGTGTGCCGCCCTGGGCTGCCTTGTCCACCTCGGGGGCCGACAGGTCCAGAACCTCATCCTCGATGCCGGTGACCTGGCGAAAGTTGAGGGTGATGTGCCGACGCATGACGATGTCGCCGTGATCCGCCGGCGTGGCCTCGTAGAAGGGGCGTGCGGCCTCGGCCCGCCAGTCGGTCAGGATGGGCTCGTGGTTGCTGTCAAGCAGGCCCAATCGTCCTATGTATCGTCGGCCGCCCTGGGCCGTATCCAGCCGGCCGAAGACCAGACGGTCCTCCACAGCCCGCAGTTGGGTGAGCCGGTCCTCATACATGTTGGCGAAGGAATCCCGCTCAGTGCGCTGGGTGGGGGATCCGTGGGAGCCGGCGGCCCGGACTGCGTCCAGTCTGGTTCTGGCCTGCGTCCGCAGCTCGTCCAGACGGCCGTAGGCCCTGTCCACCGCCGCCTGCTCTTCATGCAGCTGTGAGGAATAGCTCGACATGTGTGTCCGTTCTGTCCAATGTTCAAAAATCGGATGATCCAATATACCGCTCGACCTCTACTTTTCAGGCCCTGCAGACACTTGGTCGCGCCTTCTTTGCCGGGTGGCGAAACGCCGAGGCGGACCTTTTGCCGAGGCGAATGGTTGAGTTTGGGCCTGTAGTGGTGTCATAGTGGTGAGCAATGGGGATAAGTGGGGTAAAGTGGGGAGCGTTGCGCAGGGGACGCTACCCGATGGGGTCGTCCCACAGTTACCAAACTGGCATTGGAGGTGGGGCATGGCCGATACACACGACGCAGATGCCGCCCCGCCTTCCCTGCCGCCCATGCTTCTGGGCACTTATACGCCCAAGATGGATTCCAAGGGCCGCCTGGCTCTGCCGGCCAAGTTCCGCGCCCAGCTGGGTCAGGGCCTGGTCATGGCCCGCGGCCAGGAGCGCTGCGTCAGCCTGCTGCCCACCGAGGAATTTCGGCGGATGGCCGTGCGCATCCAACACACCTCCATGGGTGACAAGTCAGCCAGGGACTACCTGAGGGTATTTCTGTCCGGCGCCGTCGACCAGGTTCCAGACAAGCAGGGGCGCATCCTGGTTCCGCCTATGCTCCGCTCCTATGCACGGCTGACCGGCCCTGTCGTGGTCATCGGCGTGGGCACCCGTGCTGAGATATGGGATCAGGATTCCTGGTCCGCCTACCTGGATAGCAAGGAGCAGGGTTACGCCGATATTGCCGACGATGTTCTTCCGGCGGTGGATTGCTGATGGAGGCCCTCATGGAATATCGCAATCCACCCGATCAGGAGGCCGTGGACAGGGGCATGGTCCATCGTCCCGTCCTGCTGGAACGCTGCCTTGCGCTGGCCCGGCCCGCCTTGGGGCACCCTGGGGCCGTGGCTGTGGATTGCACGCTGGGCCTGGCCGGTCACGCCACCGCCTTCCTAAAGTCCTGCCCTGAGGCCTGTCTTATTGGCATCGACAGGGATCGCCAGGCCCTTGATCTGGCCGTTGGCCGGATGCGAGACGAGGGTCTGGCCGACCGCTTCACACCGGTACATGCCCCCTTTGACCAGCTGGATCAGCAGCTGGATGTGCTGGGTGTAGGCCAGGTTGATCTGGTCTTCATGGATTTGGGGCTGTCCTCCCTGCAGATCGACCAGCGCGACAGGGGGTTCACCTACCGGCAGGACGCTCCGTTGGACATGCGCATGGACACCAGCCAGCAGCTGACGGCCGCAGAGGTCCTGGCCGAGTATGACCAGGATCAGTTGGCCCACATCTTTTCCCGGTACGGGGAGGAACGCTATGCAGGACGCATCGCTCGGGCCATCGTTGAGGCCAGGCAGCAGCAGCCGCTGACCACCTCGGCCCAGCTGGACCGTCTGGTCGACAGGGTTGTGCCGCGTGGCCATCGTCCCCCCGGCAATCCGGCCAAGAGGGTCTTCCAGGCCCTGCGCATCGAGGTCAACGGGGAGCTGGACCGTCTCAGGCGCACCCTGCCCCAGGCCATTCTTCGCTTGGCCCAGGGGGGGCGTCTGGTTGTGGAGTCCTATCACTCCCTGGAGGATCGCATGGTCAAGCGCTTCATGGCGCCTGGGCTGCACGTGGACCTGCCGGCGGGTATGCCGGTGGTACCCGATCAGGCCCGCCCCTATCTGTCGGACCTGACTCATGGGGCGATCAAAGCCGACCCGGCCGAGCGGGAGCGCAACCCCAGGTCCGCCTCAGTGCGCCTGCGGGCCGTGGAGAAGACAGGAGCCATCCCTGAGGAGCGTCGTCGTCGGCTTCAGGCCGAGGCGCATGGTGAGAGTTCAGATGGTCGCCACCGCCATGTCGGCCATGGTCCGGAATCGAGGCGCCGGTCATGACCATGCCAGCACGTTCAGTCCGTTCCAAGGCCACTCCGGACAAGGGACATCCTCGCATCCAGGAGATGCCCACCAGGCCTGAGCTGAGTCTGATCAAGGGCACGGGCAAGGCAGGCAAGGCGCGCCGGCCGGAACGAGGCCCAGTGGCTGAGGGGGCCCGGCGTCTGATCGGCTGGACGCGGACCCGCGGCAATCCTCTGCTACGGATCATGACCTCCGTGGTTTTTCTGGCCGCCTGCATGTTCGGCTCCCTGATGCTGCGCACCCAGATGGTCCAGGATTCCTTCGAAGCCACCCGAATCCAGCGTGAGATCAGCAACCTCAACCAGGACGTCCAGGACGACCAGAACAAGCTCGACCAGCTCCAGGCCTCTCTGCCGGACAAGGCCCAGCAGTTGGGCATGCAGCCCCAGCAGGGTCTGAACTCCATCGATCTGCAGGGCTATAAGCCTCCCGAGAACGCCCAGGACAAGGCAGGGAATCCATGAGCGGGAAGGGAGCCAAGCGCTCCTGGCGCCTGTCCTTCTGCAAGCGTTCGTTGTCCGTTGGTCTGATCCTGGTCCTGGTGGCCGCGCTGGCCCTGGGCAAATTGGCATATATCCAGCTCTTCGACGGAAGGTCCATGGCCCAGGCCGCTGCGGCGGGTCGCACCGTGCCGCATACCATCAAGGCCCAGCGTGGCCGCATCCTGGATGTCAATGACCGGGTGCTGGCCCAGAGCCTGGAGCGGTACAACATCATCGGCGACCCCGAGGCGGCCGCTTCCTTCATACCTGTCAACTGCACCAAGCGCACAGGCAGCGACTGCCACAGTATCAAAGGCCACCCGGTGGGCGCCGATGGTGCTGCCGGCGTGGCCCGCCTCCTGGCACCGGCCCTGGGGATGAACGCCATGGAGCTGGGCGGCAAGCTCAGCGTGCCTGGCAGATATGTGGTCCTGGCCAAAGGGGTGACCCCCGAGGTCAAGCGCGCTATCGACAAGCTGGGGCTGCAGGGGATCATCACGGCCGAACTGAGCAGTGAACGCACCTATCCGCACGCGGATCTGATGGGGGCCCTGATTGGGGGCATCGACGACAGCGGTAAGGGCGTGGCCGGGATCGAGCAGATGGAGAACAAGCGGCTGACCGGCACTGACGGCTATACGGTCTATCAGCAGGGAATGCTGGGCCAGGAGATTCCAGGAACCGTGACCCGTCAGCGCAATCCGGTCAACGGCAAGGATGTCACCCTGACCATTGACCAGGACGTGCTCTGGTACGTCCGTCAGGCCCTCAAGTCAGGTTGCCAGCGCTATCAGGCGGACTGGGGCCTGGCTGTGGTTCAGGACACCCGCACCAACGAGATCGTGGCCCTGGCTGACACCGATGATTACCAGGCTGGTAGCGACCAGGCCAAGGTCAACTCCTCAAGGGCGGTGGCGGAGACCTTCGAGCCCGGCTCCATAGGCAAGGCCATCTCTGCCGCAGGCATGCTCCAGGAGCAGCTCCACGCCATGAGCGACCGCTTCACCGTGCCCGACCATATCACCGTGGACAACCAGCAGTACAAGGACGCCTTCTACCACCCCGCCGAGCACTGGACTCTTGCCGGCATTCTGCAGAACTCCTCCAATGTGGGCATGATCATGGCTGCGGATCAGTACTCTGAT
The window above is part of the Bifidobacterium asteroides DSM 20089 genome. Proteins encoded here:
- the nrdR gene encoding transcriptional regulator NrdR, which produces MHCPFCQNPDTKVVDTRISDDGHAIRRRRECPQCSRRFTTVETSILLVMKRSGNAEPFNRDKVISGVRKACQGRPIDENDLKLLGQQVEEDLRSRGLAQVDSEEVGRAILKPLRELDEVAYLRFASVYRNFSNLEDFQQAIDTLRAEDQSAEEQSATAQS
- a CDS encoding HelD family protein; this encodes MSSYSSQLHEEQAAVDRAYGRLDELRTQARTRLDAVRAAGSHGSPTQRTERDSFANMYEDRLTQLRAVEDRLVFGRLDTAQGGRRYIGRLGLLDSNHEPILTDWRAEAARPFYEATPADHGDIVMRRHITLNFRQVTGIEDEVLDLSAPEVDKAAQGGTLAGEGALMASLSSRRTGQMTDIVATIQAEQDRIIRSPMTRPLVVQGGPGTGKTAVALHRAAYLLYTHRRRLESAGVLIVGPSNAFLHYIDQVLPSLGETGVLSRTMGDLIPGISTERREDPHIARLKGDIRMAEAVANAVAARERVPASLPTVKVDGVAVPMLAVDLEQALVDARRSHQPHNKARNTFVRSALSAMTARYAEGVDYEPGAEELARVTSLLRLNDQVRRTLNLAWLPMNPRWLVNDLWSRPDRLRRFAPWLTPEQIDLLTRQDGAELTVSDIPILDEAMELLGPDPRQADRDQAEKARRDEERRFASDTLAQNGIGTGIVTSQMLLDSINGQDDTQAAAQAAADREWVYGHIVVDEAQELTAMDWRMLVRRCPSRSFTIVGDVAQTAALGGTRSWASTMDKLFGPDGWDLRQLTIDYRNPRQVSNLASSFAASEGLEVSTLKAVREVEGSVSHLRAEDRASLLDQLPDLVSKLAERHLGKDGTGRLAIIVPGALEAEVSSRVHIDKAQEHQITVTTTGHTKGLEFDAVVLVEPGAIQNEAPSRLSAAADLYVAMTRPTQELVIAQTSEDQRLLDLG
- the mraZ gene encoding division/cell wall cluster transcriptional repressor MraZ — protein: MADTHDADAAPPSLPPMLLGTYTPKMDSKGRLALPAKFRAQLGQGLVMARGQERCVSLLPTEEFRRMAVRIQHTSMGDKSARDYLRVFLSGAVDQVPDKQGRILVPPMLRSYARLTGPVVVIGVGTRAEIWDQDSWSAYLDSKEQGYADIADDVLPAVDC
- the rsmH gene encoding 16S rRNA (cytosine(1402)-N(4))-methyltransferase RsmH, whose protein sequence is MEYRNPPDQEAVDRGMVHRPVLLERCLALARPALGHPGAVAVDCTLGLAGHATAFLKSCPEACLIGIDRDRQALDLAVGRMRDEGLADRFTPVHAPFDQLDQQLDVLGVGQVDLVFMDLGLSSLQIDQRDRGFTYRQDAPLDMRMDTSQQLTAAEVLAEYDQDQLAHIFSRYGEERYAGRIARAIVEARQQQPLTTSAQLDRLVDRVVPRGHRPPGNPAKRVFQALRIEVNGELDRLRRTLPQAILRLAQGGRLVVESYHSLEDRMVKRFMAPGLHVDLPAGMPVVPDQARPYLSDLTHGAIKADPAERERNPRSASVRLRAVEKTGAIPEERRRRLQAEAHGESSDGRHRHVGHGPESRRRS
- a CDS encoding peptidoglycan D,D-transpeptidase FtsI family protein, whose product is MSGKGAKRSWRLSFCKRSLSVGLILVLVAALALGKLAYIQLFDGRSMAQAAAAGRTVPHTIKAQRGRILDVNDRVLAQSLERYNIIGDPEAAASFIPVNCTKRTGSDCHSIKGHPVGADGAAGVARLLAPALGMNAMELGGKLSVPGRYVVLAKGVTPEVKRAIDKLGLQGIITAELSSERTYPHADLMGALIGGIDDSGKGVAGIEQMENKRLTGTDGYTVYQQGMLGQEIPGTVTRQRNPVNGKDVTLTIDQDVLWYVRQALKSGCQRYQADWGLAVVQDTRTNEIVALADTDDYQAGSDQAKVNSSRAVAETFEPGSIGKAISAAGMLQEQLHAMSDRFTVPDHITVDNQQYKDAFYHPAEHWTLAGILQNSSNVGMIMAADQYSDQKRYEYLTRFGIGQASALGLPGESKGLLTTPQTWDRRTRNTVLFGQGYATNAVQLTNAVATLANKGVRSDQTIIRGQGAVKANQVRVVDEKVAAAVMNGMESVAEKYQNTAKVEGYRVASKTGTAEVADSSGNLSGIISDWVGILPADDPHFVVTVALKNPHSSDGVFGSMTAGPIFAQIGEFLMQKYQVPASPPRTDAIPVTW